The genomic interval GTGTGCTGCGGATGGCTTCCAGGACACGGCTATCGGTCACTCCGGCCGTGGCGATCCGTTCTTGCACCAACTGATCACGCAATTGAGCGTACGGATCATCGGCACGGGATTCTCCGGGAATGAAAATCAATGAAGGCATGAGCAGCAGAGCCGTTGAGAACAAGCGGAAATAGAGAACGGATAAATTCATCACGAATGCAGCCCGGGAACGAGTTCGAAGCATCGAATGGTTAGAGCGTTTCGGCGTGGTGGTCAGCGTGGTGGATTTCAGAAGACCGGTTTGACCGCGCGTGTTGCCATGAAGGTCGCGATCTTGTCGGACAGCGGATCGTCGCCTCCCCAGCGGTCTTCCATCATATCTGTCAATTGTAGGCCCGCATCCAATTGGCCGCCGATCAAGTCGCTGAGCGAATGGCCAAAATCGATCGGACGCTCCGGTCCCAATGTTTCCTCACGCTGGTCATCCGGCAAATCCAAATCGCTGTACGGGATGGAAAATCGCACGACGAGCTGGCCTCGCTGCATTTTGGCTTGGTCAAAGAGATAGTTCACCGGCTGAATCAGACCGGCCAACAAAGCCCCCCCGGACTTCAGCACTCGGGCAGCTTGTTGCCAAACGACTCGAGCATCGGGACAGAAATTGACTGAGCATGGATTAACGATCAAATCGAATTGCTCGTTGCCAAGGACACTTAGATTCGCCATGTCGGCTTGGACGGTGGTCAGAGCCAGCGAATGTTTGTCGGCCAACCGTCGATCGATTGCCAATTGCGATTCACTGAAATCCACCACTGTGACTTGAGCGCCCGCAGCAGCCAACAAGGGTGCCTGATGACCGCCGCCGGCAGCCAAGCACAGGACCTGACGTCCCATGATGTCACCAATCCACTGTCGGGGAATGGATTTGCAGGCCGTCAAACGTAAATCAAAATCGCCGTCGCGTGCGCGCTCAATGGCTTCGTCCGAAACGTGTT from Stieleria varia carries:
- a CDS encoding class I SAM-dependent methyltransferase — protein: MSTPVEPTEFNRIAWDNIATSRHRWFEHVSDEAIERARDGDFDLRLTACKSIPRQWIGDIMGRQVLCLAAGGGHQAPLLAAAGAQVTVVDFSESQLAIDRRLADKHSLALTTVQADMANLSVLGNEQFDLIVNPCSVNFCPDARVVWQQAARVLKSGGALLAGLIQPVNYLFDQAKMQRGQLVVRFSIPYSDLDLPDDQREETLGPERPIDFGHSLSDLIGGQLDAGLQLTDMMEDRWGGDDPLSDKIATFMATRAVKPVF